In one Lentimicrobiaceae bacterium genomic region, the following are encoded:
- a CDS encoding NADH-dependent [FeFe] hydrogenase, group A6, whose amino-acid sequence MELIKLTIDNKPVEVQPGTTLLKAARQVGIEIPTMCYFDLGDMKIENKPGGCRLCVVEVEGRRNLAPACATDCTPGMVVRTHNLRVMNARRTIMELMLSDHPADCLICPKSGNCELQDMAHKLGIREIPFQGEKSTYRKDTSPAIIRDVDKCIMCRRCEMMCNEVQSVGALSGVNRGFMAVVAPAFEMNLEKSVCTYCGQCVSVCPTGALTEVDHTRNIIRALADPTKTVIVQTAPAVRAALGEEFGMEPGTLVTGKMAAALRRLGFKYVFDTDFAADLTIMEEGTELLGRLSAFLEGDKSVKLPILTSCCPGWVKFFETNFPEMLDIPSTAKSPQQMFGAIAKTYFANKINVDRKNLIVVSVMPCLAKKYECTRPEFSTDGDPDVNYSISTRELAHLIKQLNIDFDTLPEEDFDKPLGESTGAAVIFGTTGGVIEAAVRTAYEVYTGKQLEKVDFEQLRGLKSVRHATVDLNGFELHIGIAHGLGNARKLLEDIRAGKSQFHAIEIMACPGGCIGGGGQPFHHGHDSILKARQKAIYQEDVNKPLRKSHENPDIIKLYEEFLGKPLSEKSHHLLHTHYFDRSKQVIIND is encoded by the coding sequence ATGGAACTTATCAAATTAACCATAGATAATAAACCCGTTGAAGTACAGCCGGGAACAACCCTGCTGAAGGCTGCCCGACAGGTAGGCATTGAAATCCCCACAATGTGTTACTTCGACCTGGGTGATATGAAAATTGAAAACAAACCGGGCGGATGCCGCCTGTGTGTAGTGGAAGTGGAAGGACGTCGCAACCTGGCTCCTGCCTGTGCTACCGATTGTACACCCGGAATGGTTGTTCGTACACACAACCTCAGGGTTATGAATGCACGTCGTACCATCATGGAACTGATGCTCAGCGACCACCCTGCCGATTGTCTCATCTGCCCCAAATCGGGTAATTGCGAGTTGCAAGACATGGCTCACAAACTTGGCATTCGCGAAATTCCCTTCCAGGGCGAAAAATCAACCTACCGTAAGGATACCTCGCCTGCCATTATCCGCGATGTGGACAAATGCATCATGTGCCGCCGCTGCGAAATGATGTGCAACGAAGTACAGTCCGTAGGCGCTCTTTCGGGTGTAAACCGTGGTTTTATGGCAGTTGTGGCTCCCGCTTTCGAAATGAACCTCGAAAAATCGGTTTGTACTTATTGCGGACAATGCGTTTCGGTATGCCCAACAGGTGCTCTTACCGAAGTTGACCACACCCGTAACATCATCCGCGCCCTTGCCGACCCAACCAAAACCGTAATTGTACAAACAGCTCCTGCCGTTCGCGCCGCTCTGGGCGAAGAATTCGGTATGGAACCCGGAACTCTTGTTACCGGCAAAATGGCTGCAGCTCTGCGCCGCCTTGGGTTCAAATATGTTTTCGATACCGACTTTGCTGCCGACCTTACCATCATGGAAGAAGGAACCGAACTTCTGGGTCGCCTCTCGGCTTTCCTCGAAGGCGACAAATCAGTAAAACTTCCTATTCTTACTTCCTGCTGCCCAGGCTGGGTGAAATTTTTTGAAACCAATTTTCCCGAAATGCTTGACATTCCGTCAACAGCAAAATCGCCACAGCAGATGTTCGGCGCCATTGCAAAAACATATTTTGCCAACAAAATCAATGTTGACCGCAAGAACCTCATTGTTGTTTCGGTGATGCCATGCCTTGCCAAAAAATATGAATGCACACGTCCCGAATTTTCAACCGATGGCGATCCTGATGTAAATTACTCCATTTCTACCCGCGAGTTGGCTCACCTCATCAAGCAGTTAAATATTGATTTCGACACATTGCCCGAAGAAGATTTCGACAAACCGCTTGGCGAGTCAACCGGTGCTGCCGTTATTTTTGGTACCACAGGCGGTGTTATTGAAGCTGCCGTTCGTACTGCTTATGAAGTATATACAGGAAAACAACTCGAAAAAGTTGACTTTGAACAGTTGCGCGGACTGAAAAGCGTACGCCATGCTACTGTTGATCTCAACGGTTTTGAACTACACATAGGCATTGCACATGGACTGGGCAACGCACGCAAACTTCTCGAAGACATTCGCGCAGGCAAAAGCCAATTCCATGCTATCGAAATCATGGCTTGCCCCGGTGGTTGCATTGGCGGTGGCGGTCAGCCTTTCCATCATGGACACGATTCTATACTGAAGGCTCGCCAGAAAGCCATTTACCAGGAAGATGTTAATAAGCCTCTTCGTAAATCGCACGAAAATCCGGACATCATCAAACTGTATGAAGAATTTTTGGGGAAACCGTTGAGCGAAAAATCGCATCATTTGCTACATACCCATTATTTCGACAGAAGTAAACAAGTTATAATTAACGATTAA
- a CDS encoding NADH-quinone oxidoreductase subunit NuoF has protein sequence MAKFKFHLLVCGGTGCRASASEEIFNNLKTIISDKGLDKDVQVIMTGCFGFCEKGPIVKVMPDNTFYTEVKPGDAREIIEEHIIKGRKVQRLLYTDPEKREHVSDSKHMGFYKKQLRIALRNCGFIDPENIDEYIAREGYQALGTCLSEHTPEQVIDIIKKAGLRGRGGAGFPTGLKWEITRKSVNEQKYVVCNADEGDPGAFMDRSILEGDPHSVIEAMAICGYCIGADKGLVYIRAEYPLAIERLKIAIKQSREYGLLGKDILGSGFNFDIELRYGAGAFVCGEETALIHSMEGLRGEPTLKPPFPSVSGYLGKPSNVNNVETFANIPVIINKGADWFSSIGTEKSKGTKVFALAGKINNVGLIEVPMGTTLREVIFEIGGGIKDGKKFKAVQTGGPSGGCLTEKHLDIPIDYENLVANGSMMGSGGMIVMDEDNCMVSIARFYLDFTIEESCGKCTPCRIGNKRLGEILDEIIKGNGTMEDLNKLRNLGQVIKDASLCGLGQTSPNPVLSTMDNFWDEYIAHVQDKKCPSGQCKALLQYIIDAEKCVGCTACARNCPVNAITGERKMAHLIDQSICIKCGACYERCKFDAIEIK, from the coding sequence TAATCTGAAAACCATTATTTCAGATAAAGGATTAGACAAAGATGTACAAGTGATAATGACAGGTTGCTTCGGCTTTTGTGAAAAAGGTCCAATCGTTAAGGTGATGCCCGACAACACTTTCTACACCGAAGTAAAACCAGGCGATGCCCGCGAAATCATAGAAGAACACATCATCAAAGGACGTAAAGTTCAGCGATTGCTTTATACCGACCCTGAAAAAAGGGAACACGTAAGCGATTCAAAACACATGGGCTTCTATAAAAAACAGTTACGAATAGCACTACGCAACTGCGGTTTCATCGACCCGGAAAACATTGACGAATACATCGCCCGCGAAGGTTACCAGGCATTGGGAACCTGCCTTTCGGAACATACACCCGAACAGGTGATTGATATTATCAAAAAAGCTGGATTGCGCGGACGTGGCGGTGCCGGTTTCCCTACCGGTTTAAAATGGGAAATCACCCGCAAATCAGTGAATGAACAAAAATACGTGGTTTGTAATGCCGATGAAGGCGACCCCGGTGCATTTATGGACCGTTCCATCCTCGAAGGCGACCCCCACAGCGTAATTGAAGCAATGGCTATCTGCGGTTACTGTATTGGTGCTGATAAAGGATTGGTTTACATACGTGCAGAATATCCTCTTGCTATTGAACGTTTGAAAATCGCTATCAAACAATCTCGTGAATACGGATTGTTAGGTAAAGACATTTTAGGTTCCGGTTTTAATTTTGATATTGAGCTGCGTTATGGAGCCGGTGCTTTTGTTTGCGGTGAAGAAACTGCTCTTATCCATTCTATGGAAGGTTTGCGTGGCGAACCCACCCTGAAACCACCATTCCCTTCCGTTTCCGGTTACCTTGGCAAGCCTTCCAACGTAAACAACGTGGAAACTTTTGCCAACATCCCCGTAATCATAAACAAAGGTGCCGACTGGTTTTCTTCTATCGGAACTGAAAAATCCAAAGGCACCAAAGTATTTGCCCTTGCAGGAAAAATCAATAATGTTGGTTTGATTGAAGTTCCGATGGGAACTACCCTTCGCGAAGTGATTTTTGAAATTGGCGGTGGCATTAAAGACGGAAAGAAATTTAAAGCCGTACAAACCGGTGGACCTTCAGGTGGTTGCTTAACCGAAAAACACCTCGATATTCCCATTGATTATGAAAACCTCGTAGCCAATGGTTCTATGATGGGTTCGGGCGGAATGATAGTGATGGACGAGGACAACTGTATGGTTTCCATTGCCCGTTTCTACCTCGATTTTACCATTGAAGAATCCTGTGGAAAATGTACACCTTGCCGTATCGGCAATAAACGCCTCGGAGAAATTCTCGACGAAATAATCAAAGGTAACGGCACCATGGAAGATCTTAACAAGCTCCGCAACCTGGGACAAGTGATTAAAGATGCTTCTCTCTGCGGATTAGGACAAACCTCTCCCAACCCAGTACTTTCCACCATGGATAACTTCTGGGACGAATACATTGCTCACGTTCAGGATAAAAAATGTCCTTCGGGTCAGTGTAAAGCCCTGCTCCAGTATATTATTGATGCTGAGAAATGCGTTGGTTGTACCGCTTGTGCCCGTAATTGTCCTGTAAATGCAATCACAGGTGAACGTAAAATGGCACATCTTATTGACCAAAGCATTTGTATCAAATGCGGTGCCTGCTACGAAAGATGTAAATTTGATGCTATTGAAATTAAATAA
- a CDS encoding NAD(P)H-dependent oxidoreductase subunit E — protein MANIKLSENKIAELKAVCKEFNNEKGELINVLHKAQGIFGYLPAEVQEVVSRELNVPLATVYGVVSFYSFFSMTPKGEYPISICLGTACYVRGAEKVLEEFKRILNVNVGDTTPDGKFSLSCLRCVGACGLAPVVMIGEKVYGRVAPDGVKDIIAEYIK, from the coding sequence ATGGCAAATATAAAATTATCAGAAAATAAAATAGCCGAACTTAAGGCTGTTTGCAAGGAGTTCAACAACGAAAAAGGTGAACTCATCAACGTATTGCATAAAGCACAAGGCATCTTTGGATACTTGCCTGCCGAAGTGCAGGAAGTGGTTTCGCGCGAGCTGAACGTTCCCCTTGCTACCGTTTACGGTGTAGTATCGTTCTACTCCTTTTTCTCAATGACTCCTAAGGGTGAATATCCCATTTCCATCTGCCTGGGAACTGCCTGCTACGTTCGTGGTGCCGAAAAAGTACTCGAAGAGTTCAAACGCATACTGAATGTTAACGTAGGCGATACCACTCCCGATGGTAAGTTCTCACTGAGTTGCCTGCGCTGCGTAGGTGCCTGCGGACTGGCGCCGGTAGTAATGATAGGCGAAAAAGTTTACGGACGCGTTGCCCCTGACGGCGTTAAGGACATCATCGCCGAATACATAAAATAA